In Lacrimispora indolis DSM 755, a genomic segment contains:
- a CDS encoding aspartate dehydrogenase domain-containing protein, which translates to MNKLKLGIIGNGYLGEIIAGAWRDGLLPEYELVGIMGRTKEKTDALANEMGCKSCSGIGELLELKPDYIAEAASVASVKDMAEKILTNGSNFIVLSIGAFADQEFYEKVKETAKKHNTRVYIASGAVGGFDVLRTVSLMGEATAGIETRKGPESLRNTPLFGEHLLTDEESTMVFEGNAKEAIGLLPTKVNVAVASSLATAGPDRTKVNIHSVPEMIGDDHKITAEIDGVKAVVDIYSSNSAIAGWSVVAVLQNIVSPVVF; encoded by the coding sequence ATGAATAAGCTTAAGCTTGGAATTATAGGAAACGGATATCTTGGAGAAATCATTGCGGGAGCATGGAGAGATGGTTTATTGCCGGAATATGAGCTGGTGGGAATTATGGGAAGGACAAAGGAAAAGACGGATGCCCTGGCAAATGAGATGGGTTGTAAGTCCTGCTCCGGGATCGGTGAACTGCTGGAATTAAAACCGGATTACATCGCTGAGGCAGCATCTGTAGCTTCCGTTAAGGATATGGCGGAAAAGATCCTGACAAATGGCTCCAACTTCATCGTACTGTCCATCGGCGCCTTTGCAGATCAGGAATTTTATGAAAAGGTGAAGGAAACAGCCAAAAAACATAATACCAGGGTATACATTGCCTCAGGAGCTGTAGGCGGATTTGATGTGCTCCGCACGGTTTCCCTTATGGGAGAGGCAACAGCCGGGATCGAGACCAGAAAGGGACCGGAATCCTTAAGAAATACCCCTCTTTTTGGGGAGCATCTGTTGACTGATGAAGAAAGCACCATGGTGTTTGAAGGCAATGCAAAGGAGGCCATTGGTCTTCTTCCCACAAAGGTGAATGTCGCAGTAGCGTCTTCCCTGGCAACGGCAGGCCCTGATAGGACAAAGGTGAACATTCACAGCGTTCCGGAAATGATCGGGGATGATCATAAGATCACCGCGGAAATTGACGGAGTGAAAGCGGTGGTGGATATTTATTCAAGCAACAGTGCCATTGCCGGCTGGAGTGTGGTGGCTGTGCTGCAAAACATTGTGTCACCGGTGGTTTTTTAA
- a CDS encoding D-isomer specific 2-hydroxyacid dehydrogenase family protein produces MFEKLVAIEPVSLVEEAEKELSRYAKQVVMYEDIPCDDEEIVRRIGDADGVLLSYTSRISRFVFERCPNVKYVGMCCSLYSKESANVDIAYAEEHGITVLGIRDYGDAGVVEYAICELVRFLHGYDRPMWKDMPVEITGLKTGIIGMGVSGGMIADALKFLGADVSYYSRSRKPDHEKKGMKYLPLVELLESSEVVFTCLNKNVILLHEEEFQRLGNGKILFNTSIGPAFEPEDLKNWLDAGDNRFACDTAGAIGDITGELLKHPKVFCVNASAGRTRQAFGILSEKVLDNIRRFLENRKVSIV; encoded by the coding sequence ATGTTTGAGAAATTAGTTGCCATTGAGCCGGTAAGCCTGGTGGAAGAGGCGGAGAAAGAGCTTTCTCGCTATGCAAAACAGGTGGTAATGTATGAGGACATTCCTTGTGACGATGAGGAGATCGTAAGGCGGATCGGAGATGCGGATGGAGTGCTTTTAAGCTATACCTCCAGAATCAGCCGGTTTGTCTTTGAAAGATGCCCTAATGTAAAGTATGTTGGGATGTGCTGCAGCCTTTATTCAAAGGAAAGTGCCAACGTGGACATCGCCTATGCCGAAGAACACGGGATCACAGTTCTGGGGATCCGTGATTACGGTGATGCGGGAGTGGTGGAATACGCCATCTGTGAGCTGGTGCGGTTCCTTCACGGATATGACAGGCCCATGTGGAAGGATATGCCTGTGGAGATCACCGGATTAAAGACAGGGATCATTGGAATGGGTGTTTCCGGAGGAATGATCGCTGATGCCTTAAAGTTTCTGGGAGCGGATGTTTCCTATTACAGCAGAAGCAGAAAGCCGGATCATGAAAAAAAGGGAATGAAGTATCTTCCCCTGGTAGAGCTTTTGGAGAGCAGTGAGGTGGTGTTTACCTGTTTAAACAAGAACGTGATTCTGCTTCACGAGGAGGAATTCCAAAGGCTTGGAAATGGAAAGATCCTCTTTAATACATCCATTGGACCTGCCTTTGAGCCGGAGGATTTAAAAAACTGGCTGGATGCGGGGGATAACCGGTTTGCCTGTGATACCGCGGGAGCAATTGGAGATATTACCGGAGAGCTTTTAAAGCATCCAAAGGTATTCTGCGTCAATGCTTCGGCCGGAAGAACCAGGCAGGCCTTTGGCATCTTAAGTGAAAAGGTGCTTGATAATATCCGGAGGTTTTTGGAGAACAGGAAAGTTTCTATTGTATAA